In Vicia villosa cultivar HV-30 ecotype Madison, WI unplaced genomic scaffold, Vvil1.0 ctg.000027F_1_1_2_unsc, whole genome shotgun sequence, the DNA window TCCACACCATTTCCTTCTAGAATTCTCCCTTCTCCTTCAGGTAAACTTGTtgccatttcttttcttttcttttcttttctttcttccatGTCTTTATTAAGAATGTGTTATATATTTTTGCAGTTACGACGCTTCATGAGCAAACAGCTCCTCCTGCAGTTTCTTCTTTACCTTCTACTTTCACTGCTCAGTGTTTTCCTACCTCAGTTCTTCTGCAAGAGCATCGCGATGAATATAAACCTCTACTTCATATGCATAAAGAAGACAAGACAGCCTTAAATACAAGGGTAATGGATGTGATGTCAGTTCATGAGAAAAACAATAATGTCGATGTTAATGAGTCGTTGGAACGGCAGTTGCATCTTCGCTGTCATTTACAGAACTTGTAAGATAAATTGTTATAATCACTCCTGCTAATGTTATGGTTGTAATTGCTAAACCCTAATATGGATTTTGTATTGTCTATTTCAGATTGGCTTCTTCGCCGCAAGAGGATGATTTCCAATGGAGTGCACTTTCTCTTGCCAAGCAAGCTCTATCAGCCTCGAAACAGGCCGCTGCAGTAGCTGAAGAGTTGAAATTGGTTAAAATTGACGATGATAGGTTAGTTCTAGCATCTTTGATTTGGTATTTATCTATTCACGGTGTTAACTTTGTTGTGATTAGTACCTAAAATTTGCAATTTATTCTGGCCTATGAAAGTTTGGCTGACTCTTTAACTGGAAAGAATAAAATCGTGAGGTCAACGCGGCTTAAAGAAAGGCATTCTAAACTGAGAAAAGTGTCAAACTCGAAGGTTCTTGACGAAGAAAGGTACTTTATAAAAAAGTCTGATGTACAGAAAAGGTTACGTATGGAGAAAAAGTTAAAAGAAAGGCTTGATGGAAATGATGCTCTGCGCTTTTTCTTACGGAGTCCTGAAATAAAGCAACTTTTGAACCTTGATGAAGAGTCTCAGTTGATTGCTCAGATACAGGTGTTACTAAGAATTCCGTATTTCATTGAAGTGTTTTGTATGCATTAAGGAACTTCTTTTGCCATAATGTGGAACATGCAACAGGATTTATTTAAATTGAAAGAAACAAAGGTCAAGCTTCAGTCTCGGTTTGGAAGAGAACCAACTTTATCCGAATGGGCAGATGGTGTAGGCCTAAGCTGCCGCGTCCTTCAGGCACGGCTTCATTCTGCTAACAAAAGCAAAGATAAGCTGATTCAGGCCAACTTACGCCTGGTTGTGCACATTGCTAAAAGTTATCAGGGGCGTGGTCTCCACCTTCAGGACTTATTGCAGGTATCCCTCACTACCAAAATCagtttgtatttcatttctaatCCATATATCTGTAGTTAATACTTAGTTTGCCATGTATGTGTTCTAAATTATACCTGGACAAACAAAACTCTGCAAAATAAATGTTTGGATAAAGTCGGAACCACAATTGTAGGGGAAAAGCTTCAGTTAAAGAATCTctctggggcactcgttagcatttccctttatTTAGAACTGTTACAGTAATTATATTAATGACAGGATTAGAAGCTACAATTTTTACATTGCTTTATTGGTGATATTTGTTATAGGAGGGAAGTATGGGCCTTATGAGGAGTATCGAAAAGTACAAACCCCAAGCTGGTTGTCGGTTCAGTACTTATGCTTACTGGTGGATAAAGCAAACAATGAGGAGGGCCATATATCTGCATTCCAAAACAATTCGTATTCCGGTAAAAACAATTAGTTCATTTCTTTATAATCTAGTTAGCTAAACTCAAGCTCTTTTCCTCCTTTTGAAATGTAAATTCTCAGTATTCATGATATTGTTGCATATGAATGAAGAATAAAATAACATTACTATTGCATCACAGTTTATTCCTAATatgttatttgtaaaaaaaaaaagatcttttctatttttttaatatggtACCAACATGCTATTTTCAGGAGACTTTCTACATCCTTTTGGCTAAAGTTGCGGACGCAAAGAAATCTTACATAAGAGAAGGAAATCATAACCCTACCAGAGAAGAAATAGCAAGAAGAGTAGAAATTACAGTAGAAAAGTTGGAACTGTTGCTATTTTCTACAAGAACTCCGCTTTCGATGGAGCGAGCTGTTTGGGCAGGCCAGAACACAACTTTCCAGGTACGACCTTAAAGTAAACATCaatttttcctgcaaaatatCATTTACAGATCTATTGAAAACAGTGAAAAAACCGTCTGTATTGATATTCCGAGCCTTTTGCTTGTGCTGATAACTGTTGGA includes these proteins:
- the LOC131622260 gene encoding RNA polymerase sigma factor sigF, chloroplastic, translating into MFSPSTPFPSRILPSPSVTTLHEQTAPPAVSSLPSTFTAQCFPTSVLLQEHRDEYKPLLHMHKEDKTALNTRVMDVMSVHEKNNNVDVNESLERQLHLRCHLQNLLASSPQEDDFQWSALSLAKQALSASKQAAAVAEELKLVKIDDDSLADSLTGKNKIVRSTRLKERHSKLRKVSNSKVLDEERYFIKKSDVQKRLRMEKKLKERLDGNDALRFFLRSPEIKQLLNLDEESQLIAQIQDLFKLKETKVKLQSRFGREPTLSEWADGVGLSCRVLQARLHSANKSKDKLIQANLRLVVHIAKSYQGRGLHLQDLLQEGSMGLMRSIEKYKPQAGCRFSTYAYWWIKQTMRRAIYLHSKTIRIPETFYILLAKVADAKKSYIREGNHNPTREEIARRVEITVEKLELLLFSTRTPLSMERAVWAGQNTTFQEITADSSIELPDVCVAKQLMRSHVRNLVDTLNPKERKVIRLRFGIEDGYEKSLSDIGKVLGVCKQRVRQIEGTGLNKLKQCLVDQQLDAYVELIV